From Aristaeella lactis, the proteins below share one genomic window:
- a CDS encoding endo alpha-1,4 polygalactosaminidase, which produces MKIIKRAMIILTVLVLVMGTAGAETAPGFKYPFGVILNVCDDLEQFGDYETIVIDAQYYTKEQIDSFRSKGHKVFSYINVGSLEDFRDYYDEYKDLALGAYEHWEEEVWVDVSNPRWQDLILKNVAVWLMDKEIDGFFVDNCDVYYVYPRPEILEGLSVIMKSLVQTGKKVIINSGDTFMDAYCEQGGKWSDVITGIAQESVISTILWDENAFGRADPEDREYFESYIGRYGSQGADIYLIEYTTDEELIKEIDEFCKEHNYLYYVSDSIELDG; this is translated from the coding sequence ATGAAAATCATAAAACGCGCAATGATTATCCTGACAGTATTGGTGCTGGTGATGGGTACTGCCGGAGCGGAAACGGCTCCCGGATTCAAGTATCCCTTTGGCGTGATCCTGAACGTCTGTGATGACCTGGAACAGTTCGGGGATTACGAAACCATTGTGATCGATGCCCAGTACTATACAAAAGAACAGATTGACAGTTTCCGGAGCAAGGGTCATAAAGTCTTCTCCTATATCAACGTCGGTTCCCTGGAAGATTTCCGGGATTACTATGACGAGTACAAGGATCTGGCCCTGGGTGCCTATGAGCACTGGGAAGAGGAAGTATGGGTGGACGTTTCCAATCCGCGCTGGCAGGACCTGATCCTGAAGAATGTTGCCGTCTGGCTGATGGACAAGGAGATTGACGGCTTTTTCGTGGACAACTGCGACGTCTATTATGTATATCCCCGGCCGGAAATTCTGGAAGGCCTTTCCGTGATCATGAAGAGCCTTGTGCAGACAGGGAAGAAAGTGATCATCAACAGCGGGGATACCTTTATGGATGCCTACTGCGAGCAGGGCGGCAAGTGGAGCGACGTGATCACGGGCATTGCCCAGGAATCCGTGATCTCCACGATCCTTTGGGACGAGAATGCCTTCGGCAGGGCTGATCCGGAAGACCGGGAATACTTTGAATCCTATATCGGCCGGTACGGTTCCCAGGGGGCGGATATCTACCTGATCGAATACACCACGGATGAGGAACTGATCAAGGAAATCGATGAGTTCTGCAAGGAACATAACTATCTGTATTACGTGTCGGATTCGATTGAGCTGGACGGGTGA